The genomic interval CAGCAGCAGCCCCGCCAGTCCTTCTAGGCGTTTCAGCACCGCCTGATCCGGTGATATCAGCCCCTGCCAGCGCGCCAACAGCGGACCACCGCTCGCCGCCTGGGTTGCATCCGCAGAGGCCATCGTGGGGGTCAGGTGGTGAGTGCTTACGCCGGATTATCGATCTCCTGCCAACGCTGTTCCAGATCTGACACGGAAGGAAGCGGACTCTGGTTCCTGCGGTACAGCACCCGGTAGACGGGGAGGCTCTGTTCGAGCACGTAGCGCTCCCGTTCCGTGGGAACAGGAAGTGGGTTCTCGCTTCGCCAGGGACGCTGATCCTCGGCCGGCCGGTCAAAGCAGGCGCTGAGTTCCGTGAGAGCCACCATCGGCTCAATGACTTCCAGAACATCGCTCTGAAGAAACAGTTCACGGCCGGGCTGGAGGGCCGTCGCGATGGCGAGGAGCAGCGCCGGTTGCAAGACCCGTCGCTTGCGGTGCCGCCTTTTGAACCAGGGATCGGGAAACTGGATCGAGACCCGTTGCAGCCGGTCCTGCTCCAGGGCCTTCATCCAGCCTTCCAGACTGATGTTGGCGTTGCAGAACAGGATCCGGACATTGCCGTGCTCCGAGGCAAGCGCATCACAATCGGCGGAA from Synechococcus sp. UW69 carries:
- the trmB gene encoding tRNA (guanosine(46)-N7)-methyltransferase TrmB; this translates as MRQHVNPLSRFFQLPLQLPQPEELFRVPDQPIHLDIGCARGRCLLGLAERDPHWNHLGVEIRRPLVTSADCDALASEHGNVRILFCNANISLEGWMKALEQDRLQRVSIQFPDPWFKRRHRKRRVLQPALLLAIATALQPGRELFLQSDVLEVIEPMVALTELSACFDRPAEDQRPWRSENPLPVPTERERYVLEQSLPVYRVLYRRNQSPLPSVSDLEQRWQEIDNPA